In Paenibacillus larvae subsp. larvae, the following proteins share a genomic window:
- the ftsY gene encoding signal recognition particle-docking protein FtsY, whose protein sequence is MSFFKRLKESISNKTEAVTNKFKEGLSKTRDVFVERIEDLFSTRKKVDEGFYEELEEILISADVGVNTVMELIDDLRDEVRKRKIEDPGVLQPVLSEKLINLLETGKDAELNLAGEGLSVILFVGVNGVGKTTTIGKMAHMLKSQGKKVMLAAGDTFRAGAIEQLETWGERVGVEVIKQHSGSDPAAVMFDALQAAKRRGMDVLLCDTAGRLQNKVNLMEELNKIYRVIRREIPEAPHEVLLVLDATTGQNALTQAKLFGDKTGLTGLVLTKLDGTAKGGIVVAIRQELDIPVKFVGLGEKMDDLQKFDSEQFVHALFGKWIAEEEKRVSDSDKA, encoded by the coding sequence ATGAGCTTTTTTAAACGATTGAAAGAGAGTATTTCCAATAAAACAGAAGCGGTAACCAATAAGTTCAAAGAGGGGCTGTCCAAGACCCGTGACGTTTTTGTGGAACGCATTGAAGATTTATTCAGCACCCGAAAAAAAGTGGATGAGGGGTTTTATGAAGAACTGGAAGAAATATTGATCAGTGCCGATGTTGGAGTGAATACCGTCATGGAACTGATCGATGATTTGCGGGATGAGGTCCGCAAGCGCAAGATTGAGGACCCCGGTGTGCTTCAGCCGGTACTTTCCGAAAAATTAATCAATCTGCTTGAAACAGGCAAGGATGCCGAATTAAATTTGGCCGGGGAAGGACTCTCGGTTATCCTGTTCGTAGGAGTTAATGGTGTCGGCAAGACCACGACGATCGGAAAAATGGCCCACATGCTGAAATCCCAAGGAAAAAAAGTCATGCTGGCTGCAGGGGATACCTTTCGCGCGGGAGCGATTGAGCAGCTTGAGACATGGGGAGAGAGAGTCGGAGTTGAGGTTATTAAACAGCATTCCGGATCTGATCCGGCTGCGGTTATGTTTGACGCGCTCCAAGCGGCAAAACGCAGGGGGATGGATGTACTGCTTTGCGACACAGCCGGACGCCTTCAAAACAAGGTGAACCTGATGGAAGAGCTCAACAAAATTTATCGGGTAATCCGCCGCGAAATTCCGGAAGCTCCCCACGAAGTCTTATTGGTGCTTGACGCGACCACCGGACAAAATGCACTAACCCAGGCCAAATTGTTCGGAGACAAGACCGGGCTCACAGGTCTGGTGCTGACCAAGCTGGACGGTACTGCAAAAGGCGGGATTGTTGTTGCTATCCGTCAGGAGCTGGATATCCCTGTGAAGTTTGTAGGGCTGGGAGAAAAAATGGATGATCTCCAAAAATTTGATTCAGAGCAATTTGTTCATGCCCTATTCGGGAAATGGATTGCAGAGGAAGAGAAGAGGGTCTCCGATTCAGACAAGGCTTAA
- a CDS encoding putative DNA-binding protein encodes MTEDEVLAKTNRINLLFDFYEPLLTEKQRTFLKLYFHDDYSLGEIAENFNISRQAVYEHIKRAEGTLQDYEKKLKLLAQYQARSMLLQELMNVMETAPAELRQRADSIINQFYALDEDNE; translated from the coding sequence GTGACGGAAGATGAAGTGTTAGCAAAAACTAACCGGATCAATCTCTTGTTTGATTTTTATGAGCCTCTGCTTACCGAGAAGCAGCGAACTTTTCTTAAGCTGTATTTCCATGACGATTATTCTCTAGGGGAAATAGCCGAGAACTTTAACATAAGCAGACAAGCCGTCTATGAGCATATCAAGCGGGCGGAAGGCACTCTTCAGGACTACGAGAAGAAATTGAAGCTGCTCGCGCAATATCAAGCAAGAAGTATGCTCTTGCAGGAATTGATGAATGTAATGGAAACCGCACCGGCCGAACTCCGGCAGCGGGCAGATTCCATTATCAACCAATTTTATGCATTGGATGAAGATAACGAATAG
- the ffh gene encoding signal recognition particle protein yields the protein MPFEGLTNRLQNVFGKLRSKGKLSENDVNEALREVRLALLEADVNFKVVKQFISKVKERAVGQEVMKSFTPGMVVIDIVNKELTELMGGTQSKLAKSNRPPSIVMMVGLQGAGKTTTTGKLAKLLTKQNHKPLLVACDIYRPAAIKQLQVLGEQLQVPVFSMGDQVNPVDIAKAGIQHAKDNHYDYVIIDTAGRLHIDESLMEELKQVREAVEPDEILLVVDAMTGQDAVNVAESFHKQMELTGVVLTKLDGDTRGGAAISVKAVTGCPIKFAAMGEKMDALEPFHPERMASRILGMGDMLTLIEKAQAGIDADKAKEMERKMRNAEFTFDDFLEQMEQVKKLGPLDQILDMLPGAGKMKGMKDLKVDDKQMSRVEAIVKSMTKEEKQKPELLNASRRKRIALGSGNSIQDVNRFIKQFEDMRKMMKQFSGMMNNPKGMKGLKSKLGKGFKFPFG from the coding sequence ATGCCGTTTGAAGGATTGACAAACCGTTTGCAGAATGTATTCGGCAAGCTGAGATCCAAAGGGAAGCTAAGTGAGAATGACGTGAACGAGGCTTTGCGTGAGGTGCGCCTTGCTCTTTTGGAAGCAGACGTTAACTTTAAAGTAGTCAAACAGTTTATTTCTAAAGTGAAAGAGCGTGCGGTAGGTCAGGAAGTGATGAAGAGCTTCACCCCCGGCATGGTCGTCATTGATATTGTGAATAAAGAACTGACCGAACTAATGGGTGGCACACAAAGCAAACTGGCCAAGTCAAACCGCCCTCCTTCCATCGTCATGATGGTCGGTCTTCAAGGGGCCGGTAAAACGACAACTACCGGGAAACTTGCTAAACTTCTGACTAAACAGAACCATAAACCACTCCTCGTGGCCTGTGATATTTATCGTCCGGCTGCAATCAAACAACTGCAGGTGCTTGGGGAACAGCTTCAGGTTCCTGTGTTTTCCATGGGAGATCAGGTGAACCCGGTTGACATTGCCAAAGCAGGTATCCAGCATGCCAAGGATAATCACTATGATTATGTGATCATTGATACGGCAGGACGCCTTCATATTGACGAAAGTCTGATGGAGGAGCTTAAGCAGGTGCGTGAAGCAGTTGAGCCGGATGAGATTCTGCTCGTTGTGGACGCTATGACGGGGCAGGATGCGGTCAACGTGGCGGAAAGCTTTCATAAACAGATGGAATTAACCGGTGTGGTACTGACTAAACTCGATGGCGATACCCGTGGCGGTGCAGCGATTTCTGTAAAGGCCGTGACAGGCTGCCCTATCAAGTTTGCGGCTATGGGTGAGAAAATGGATGCGCTGGAACCGTTCCACCCAGAACGGATGGCATCCCGGATTCTTGGCATGGGGGATATGCTCACGCTAATCGAGAAAGCCCAGGCCGGAATTGACGCCGACAAAGCAAAAGAAATGGAACGTAAAATGCGTAACGCGGAATTTACGTTCGATGATTTCTTGGAGCAGATGGAGCAGGTCAAAAAACTGGGGCCTCTCGATCAAATTCTGGATATGCTTCCTGGAGCAGGAAAAATGAAGGGCATGAAAGACTTGAAAGTGGATGACAAGCAGATGAGCCGTGTTGAAGCTATTGTCAAATCCATGACTAAGGAAGAAAAACAGAAACCGGAATTATTAAATGCCAGCCGCAGGAAACGGATTGCGCTCGGCAGCGGTAATTCCATTCAGGATGTGAACCGGTTCATCAAGCAATTCGAGGATATGCGCAAAATGATGAAACAGTTCTCCGGCATGATGAATAACCCTAAGGGAATGAAAGGCCTGAAGTCCAAGCTCGGTAAAGGATTTAAGTTCCCATTTGGTTAA
- the rpsP gene encoding 30S ribosomal protein S16, whose amino-acid sequence MAVRIRLKRMGAHKAPFYRVVVSDSRSPRDGRFIEEIGFYNPVAQPAEVKIDEEKALKWLQNGAQASDTVRNLFSKAGLMQKFHELKQQK is encoded by the coding sequence ATGGCAGTACGTATTCGCCTGAAACGTATGGGTGCTCATAAAGCTCCTTTCTACCGTGTGGTAGTATCCGATTCCCGTTCTCCACGTGACGGACGTTTCATCGAGGAAATCGGTTTTTATAATCCGGTAGCCCAACCGGCTGAAGTTAAAATCGACGAAGAAAAAGCGTTGAAGTGGCTTCAAAACGGGGCGCAAGCTTCCGATACCGTGCGCAACTTGTTCAGCAAAGCAGGTTTGATGCAAAAGTTTCACGAGCTAAAGCAGCAGAAGTAA
- a CDS encoding KH domain-containing protein, giving the protein MEEVITVIAKALVDHPEDVKVNVVENENSAVYELTVHPDDVGKVIGRQGRIAKALRTVVTSAAVKVNKRVTVEIIS; this is encoded by the coding sequence ATGGAAGAAGTTATTACTGTTATCGCGAAGGCATTGGTTGATCATCCGGAAGATGTCAAGGTCAATGTGGTGGAGAACGAGAACAGCGCTGTTTACGAACTTACCGTGCATCCCGACGATGTCGGCAAGGTAATTGGCAGACAGGGCCGGATCGCCAAAGCCCTTCGGACCGTAGTGACATCTGCAGCAGTGAAAGTGAACAAACGTGTGACTGTTGAAATCATTTCATAG
- the rimM gene encoding ribosome maturation factor RimM (Essential for efficient processing of 16S rRNA), producing MSPNLYTVGAIANTHGLRGELKIIPHTDFAEERFAPGSKLMAVDLKGKEMPVEIASARLHKNAFIVKFKQFHHINEVEPLKGGLLKVEEKYLQKLEEGEYYFHEILGCTAFTMDGEELGTIKDILTPGANHVWVVSGPKYKQILLPYIEDVVKEVDVDNKIVRVKLLEGLLDL from the coding sequence ATGAGTCCAAATTTGTATACAGTAGGGGCTATTGCCAATACACACGGATTGCGGGGAGAACTCAAAATTATTCCGCACACGGACTTTGCTGAAGAGCGGTTTGCTCCCGGCAGCAAGCTCATGGCTGTGGATTTAAAGGGGAAAGAAATGCCGGTAGAAATTGCTTCTGCCCGTTTACATAAAAACGCTTTTATTGTGAAGTTTAAACAGTTTCATCATATTAATGAGGTTGAACCGCTTAAAGGCGGATTGCTTAAAGTGGAAGAAAAATATCTACAGAAACTGGAGGAAGGGGAGTATTACTTCCATGAAATTTTAGGCTGTACGGCCTTTACCATGGATGGAGAAGAGCTGGGTACCATTAAAGACATTTTAACTCCCGGTGCCAATCACGTTTGGGTCGTATCCGGACCGAAATACAAACAGATCCTGCTTCCTTACATTGAGGATGTTGTTAAAGAAGTAGATGTAGATAACAAAATTGTCCGGGTTAAGCTTTTGGAAGGGCTGCTGGATTTATGA
- the trmD gene encoding tRNA (guanosine(37)-N1)-methyltransferase TrmD — MKIDVLTLFPALFEGVFTSSILGKAQEKGIVSLKSVNFRDYANNKHNTVDDYPYGGGGGMVLKPEPIFSAVEDLVPEGHVKRPRVILMCPRGETFSQKKAEELAGEEHLIFICGHYEGYDERIREHLITDELSIGDYVLTGGELPAMVIIDSVVRLLPGVLGNEMSAVTDSFSTGLLEHPHYTRPVNFRGWKVPELLLSGHHKNIEGWRRRQSLYRTLERRPDLLEGRELTKEEQQWKTEWEASGGSDKP, encoded by the coding sequence ATGAAGATTGATGTATTGACGCTTTTTCCAGCATTGTTTGAAGGGGTTTTTACCTCCAGCATTCTGGGGAAAGCCCAGGAAAAAGGTATTGTTTCGCTAAAATCCGTTAATTTCCGGGACTATGCCAATAACAAACATAATACGGTTGATGACTATCCTTATGGCGGGGGAGGGGGAATGGTTTTGAAACCGGAACCGATATTCTCCGCAGTGGAGGATCTTGTGCCTGAGGGACATGTCAAACGGCCCAGAGTGATTCTGATGTGTCCCCGAGGAGAGACATTCTCCCAGAAAAAAGCGGAGGAGCTTGCCGGGGAAGAGCACCTGATCTTTATCTGCGGTCATTACGAAGGCTATGATGAGCGAATAAGGGAACACCTTATTACCGACGAACTTTCCATCGGTGATTATGTCCTTACAGGAGGCGAACTTCCAGCCATGGTTATCATCGATAGTGTGGTAAGGCTACTCCCGGGTGTGCTCGGTAATGAGATGTCTGCAGTTACGGATTCTTTTAGCACCGGTTTACTTGAACACCCCCATTACACAAGGCCAGTGAATTTCCGCGGGTGGAAGGTGCCTGAATTACTCTTGTCCGGACATCATAAGAACATCGAAGGCTGGCGCCGGAGGCAGTCATTATACCGCACCTTGGAACGCCGCCCGGATCTTCTCGAGGGCCGCGAGCTTACTAAGGAAGAACAGCAATGGAAAACGGAATGGGAAGCATCCGGGGGATCAGACAAGCCGTAA
- the rplS gene encoding 50S ribosomal protein L19: MNLIQELTKDQLRTDIPNFRPGDTLKVYVKVIEGSRERIQLFEGVCIKRRGGGISETFTVRKISYGVGVERTFPLHTPKIDKLEVARRGKVRRAKLYYLRGLRGKAARIREIR; the protein is encoded by the coding sequence ATGAATCTTATTCAAGAACTGACTAAAGATCAACTGCGTACGGATATTCCTAACTTCCGCCCTGGAGATACTTTGAAAGTATACGTAAAAGTTATCGAGGGAAGCCGTGAGCGTATTCAGCTTTTTGAAGGTGTTTGCATTAAGCGCCGCGGTGGTGGAATCAGTGAAACCTTTACCGTTCGTAAAATTTCTTACGGCGTAGGCGTGGAAAGAACATTCCCGCTTCACACTCCGAAGATTGATAAGCTTGAAGTAGCTCGCCGTGGTAAAGTTCGCCGTGCGAAACTTTATTATCTGCGTGGTCTTCGCGGTAAAGCAGCAAGAATTCGTGAGATTCGATAA
- the lepB gene encoding signal peptidase I, whose protein sequence is MEQKKEQSLPEVQRNTGPVKKEAWEWAKAILIAAVLVILIRWLLFAPFIVDGPSMEPNFFTNERLIVNKLIYKVRKPERGEVIVFHAPEGKDFIKRVIALPGETVKVEGDKVYINGEVLNEPYLKEAVDDAKKKGIPYNTINFQDAKVPEGTVFVMGDHRSNSKDSRSSEVGAVPYDKIVGRADVVFWPIKNFTLVNHGG, encoded by the coding sequence GTGGAACAAAAAAAAGAGCAATCCCTGCCTGAAGTCCAGCGCAATACCGGTCCGGTTAAAAAGGAAGCCTGGGAATGGGCAAAGGCCATTTTAATCGCTGCGGTATTAGTGATTCTCATTCGCTGGCTGTTGTTCGCCCCTTTCATTGTTGACGGGCCCTCAATGGAACCTAATTTCTTTACGAATGAACGTTTGATCGTCAATAAACTGATCTACAAAGTACGCAAGCCGGAGCGGGGCGAAGTGATTGTCTTTCATGCGCCTGAAGGCAAGGACTTTATCAAAAGGGTCATTGCCCTGCCGGGGGAAACGGTTAAGGTAGAAGGGGATAAGGTGTACATAAACGGGGAAGTACTGAATGAACCGTATCTGAAGGAAGCTGTGGATGATGCCAAAAAGAAAGGTATTCCATACAATACGATTAATTTCCAGGATGCTAAAGTCCCCGAAGGTACCGTTTTTGTCATGGGCGATCACCGTTCCAACAGCAAGGATAGCCGTTCCAGCGAGGTAGGGGCTGTACCATATGATAAAATTGTTGGCCGGGCGGATGTAGTTTTCTGGCCGATTAAAAATTTCACTTTAGTAAATCATGGCGGATAA
- the ylqF gene encoding ribosome biogenesis GTPase YlqF, which translates to MTIQWFPGHMTRARREIQEKLKQLDVVIELLDARIPLSSRNSMIDEILKDKPRLVVLNKSDLADPVVTEAWVAFFEKETLKALPIDAASGFQVKDIIPRCKELASHKIEAQIQKGIKPRPVRALIVGIPNVGKSTLINQLAGKKIAATGDRPGITKGQQWIKVGKEMDLLDTPGILWPKFEDQLVGLKLAATGAIREEILHLDEIAFYLTKQLIIHYPQALRERYGLAELPGDLEDNHAIVDVMETVGRKRGAIMSGGRVDLEKASSVLLRDTRSGKLGRVSLERPSDYYDNV; encoded by the coding sequence ATGACAATACAATGGTTTCCTGGTCATATGACCAGGGCGAGACGAGAAATTCAGGAAAAACTGAAACAGCTTGACGTAGTTATTGAACTGCTGGATGCACGCATTCCTTTATCCAGCCGTAATTCAATGATTGACGAAATTTTAAAAGACAAACCCAGACTGGTCGTACTGAATAAAAGTGATTTGGCTGACCCGGTTGTGACAGAAGCATGGGTTGCTTTCTTCGAAAAGGAAACGCTAAAAGCTCTGCCTATTGACGCGGCAAGCGGTTTTCAAGTAAAAGACATCATTCCCAGATGCAAAGAACTGGCCAGCCACAAGATCGAAGCCCAAATCCAAAAAGGGATAAAGCCACGGCCCGTCCGTGCTTTAATAGTAGGAATTCCGAATGTAGGAAAATCAACTTTAATCAATCAACTGGCAGGCAAAAAAATTGCCGCAACCGGGGACCGTCCCGGAATAACAAAAGGCCAGCAGTGGATTAAAGTCGGGAAGGAAATGGATCTGCTTGATACGCCCGGCATTCTCTGGCCAAAATTTGAAGATCAGCTTGTCGGCTTAAAATTGGCTGCTACCGGAGCCATTCGTGAAGAAATTCTTCATTTGGATGAGATCGCTTTTTACTTAACCAAGCAGCTTATTATTCATTATCCGCAGGCACTAAGAGAGCGTTACGGTTTAGCTGAGCTTCCCGGGGATCTGGAAGATAATCATGCCATAGTGGATGTAATGGAGACAGTGGGGCGAAAGCGTGGAGCGATCATGAGCGGGGGACGTGTCGATCTTGAAAAAGCTTCCTCAGTTTTACTGAGGGATACGCGTTCGGGTAAGCTTGGCCGGGTCAGTTTGGAACGGCCAAGCGATTATTATGATAATGTATAA
- a CDS encoding ribonuclease HII, with product MKENKTSSSAKLKRKEKRKKAETPDLLQKEKELWAAGYTAIAGIDEVGRGCLFGDVVAAAVILPADSYIEEINDSKKLTEKKREALFETIMNEAVAVGIGRVDVQTIERINIKQAARLAMKLAVEELALAPDYLLIDAEKVDLSFPQEAVIHGDELSQSIAAASIVAKVTRDRLCAEWDGLYPGYGIAGHKGYATKEHREQIRLLGPTPLHRSLFLRNILMEQQTLF from the coding sequence ATGAAAGAAAATAAAACGAGCAGTTCCGCAAAGCTTAAAAGAAAAGAAAAAAGAAAAAAGGCGGAAACTCCTGATTTATTGCAAAAGGAAAAAGAGCTGTGGGCAGCCGGGTACACTGCCATAGCCGGCATAGATGAAGTCGGTAGAGGCTGTCTGTTTGGAGATGTGGTGGCAGCGGCTGTCATTTTGCCTGCAGATTCATATATAGAGGAAATCAATGATTCCAAGAAATTAACAGAAAAAAAACGGGAAGCTCTCTTTGAAACGATTATGAATGAAGCAGTGGCAGTTGGTATAGGGAGAGTGGATGTGCAAACGATTGAAAGAATCAATATCAAACAGGCTGCAAGACTGGCTATGAAATTAGCAGTGGAAGAACTTGCTTTAGCCCCTGATTACCTGCTTATTGATGCGGAGAAAGTAGATCTTTCCTTCCCCCAGGAAGCTGTCATTCATGGAGATGAGTTGTCCCAATCTATTGCCGCGGCCTCCATCGTTGCAAAAGTAACGAGAGACCGGCTTTGCGCTGAATGGGACGGGCTATACCCCGGATACGGAATTGCCGGTCATAAAGGGTATGCTACAAAAGAGCATCGGGAGCAAATCCGCCTGCTTGGGCCAACCCCGCTTCACCGGTCTTTGTTTTTGCGCAATATTCTAATGGAGCAACAGACGTTATTTTAA
- a CDS encoding EscU/YscU/HrcU family type III secretion system export apparatus switch protein, producing the protein MTKAAHNGQEGRPGNSLKKAVALKYNPGQGQAPVVIAKGTGKIAEDILSKAEEHGIPVQEDPSLVEVLSKLDLDQEIPPELYQLVAEILTFIYRSDNRMGEIRKSQQVED; encoded by the coding sequence ATGACTAAAGCGGCTCATAACGGTCAGGAGGGAAGGCCGGGAAATTCATTGAAAAAAGCAGTTGCCTTAAAATATAATCCAGGCCAGGGCCAAGCTCCGGTTGTAATAGCTAAGGGGACGGGGAAGATTGCGGAGGATATATTAAGTAAGGCAGAAGAACACGGCATTCCTGTGCAGGAGGATCCCTCTCTCGTAGAAGTGCTGTCCAAACTTGATTTGGATCAGGAGATTCCTCCTGAACTTTATCAGCTTGTAGCCGAAATTTTGACCTTTATTTACCGGTCCGATAACCGGATGGGCGAGATCCGGAAGTCACAGCAAGTGGAGGACTAA
- a CDS encoding YraN family protein has protein sequence MNSDEFQRETKKLDGRKALGKRGEEIAVRYLKEKGFQILSQNWRCRTGEVDIILLEEPRCLIFTEVRSRRVTGKFGSAAESINRRKQQQIRQTALYYVYVHPPFNRYTIRFDVVTVEFFPEKEDPVIHHIKAAF, from the coding sequence ATGAATTCTGACGAGTTCCAAAGAGAAACCAAGAAATTAGACGGCCGAAAAGCGTTAGGTAAAAGAGGAGAAGAGATAGCGGTCCGTTATCTTAAAGAAAAAGGCTTTCAGATATTGTCCCAAAACTGGAGATGCCGGACAGGTGAGGTTGATATTATTTTGCTTGAGGAACCAAGATGTCTGATTTTTACAGAAGTCCGCTCGCGAAGGGTGACGGGCAAGTTCGGTTCGGCAGCTGAATCCATAAACAGGAGAAAACAGCAGCAAATAAGACAAACTGCTCTTTATTATGTCTATGTTCATCCTCCATTTAACAGATATACCATCAGGTTTGATGTCGTAACTGTGGAGTTTTTTCCAGAAAAAGAAGACCCGGTGATTCATCATATCAAGGCCGCTTTTTAA
- a CDS encoding YifB family Mg chelatase-like AAA ATPase: MSGPLMDRIDLHVEVPRVNFQLLSSKTESLSSAQMREQVEFALQLQKRRYAHFPITFNSELQGKQLRSCCELSGGALGLLQRAFAALRLSARAYDRILRISRTIADLEGSETIQTEHVAEAVQYRNLDQKQM; the protein is encoded by the coding sequence ATGTCCGGACCGCTAATGGACCGGATTGATTTGCATGTGGAAGTTCCGCGTGTCAATTTTCAACTATTATCCTCCAAAACGGAAAGTCTTTCCTCTGCCCAGATGAGAGAACAGGTGGAATTTGCTCTTCAACTCCAAAAACGCCGCTATGCACATTTCCCCATCACTTTCAATAGTGAGCTGCAAGGGAAACAGCTTCGTTCCTGCTGCGAATTAAGCGGGGGAGCTTTGGGACTGCTGCAGCGTGCCTTTGCTGCCCTTAGGCTTAGTGCAAGAGCATACGACCGGATTCTTCGGATTTCCCGAACCATTGCGGACCTGGAAGGTTCAGAGACTATTCAGACTGAGCATGTGGCAGAAGCGGTCCAATACCGGAATCTCGATCAGAAACAGATGTGA
- a CDS encoding recombinase family protein has translation MFSNSLEDFFGPEVDIYARVSSEDQQERETIENQIEYATKYCELNKLTIREWYLDDGITGTIPLRDRPAGAKLIKDAQEGKSKKILIFNMKRLGRVARVTLDAVYELEKHGAKIKSMTEPFDTSTPAGRFILTVLAGQAELDRDTMLETMWHGANRAARKGKWLGGIVPYGYKKNHDGFLEINCDPLPGKEDMSEASVIELLYHLCVNGKMSTIQIADYLNALGIPPSYVKDNRSIKRGRRKEKTAGVWRPARVGNMIKNSTYRGIHVYGKRSNKDRELIERKVPAIISEEMWHQAQIILKANQIEAVKNTKRQYLLRGLIKCGCCGLNYHGTAYRSSPFYVCNGKTAYAGPLMGKCKSRNIPAPWVENLVWEQCVNFINNPGDTVKELVNVDEKVLDHTAAYIDEKELVQKSLLNKDDERQSILELYRKKMISSNDVEIQLTEITNEKKELEDRLRELNILIEGNARKEKRTDDVFQILDGLREVIKEELPFETKRAIVKALVKKIIVHTHFEDGVKRFHNASVHAEFSFDGIKVINGTPVPVVIFPLSMKHKAVPVLH, from the coding sequence ATGTTCTCTAATTCCCTTGAGGATTTCTTTGGTCCGGAAGTTGACATTTATGCAAGGGTATCTTCAGAGGATCAGCAAGAAAGAGAAACCATCGAAAATCAAATTGAATACGCCACAAAGTATTGTGAACTAAATAAACTTACTATTAGAGAATGGTATCTTGATGACGGAATAACAGGCACCATCCCTCTCCGTGATCGACCTGCAGGAGCAAAATTGATTAAGGATGCCCAAGAAGGGAAATCAAAAAAGATACTCATCTTTAATATGAAAAGGCTCGGAAGAGTTGCTAGGGTGACATTAGATGCTGTTTACGAACTAGAAAAACATGGGGCCAAAATTAAAAGTATGACTGAACCGTTTGATACTTCCACTCCCGCGGGGCGTTTTATACTTACCGTTTTAGCAGGCCAAGCTGAATTAGACCGCGATACAATGCTTGAAACAATGTGGCATGGTGCTAATAGGGCAGCAAGGAAAGGAAAATGGCTAGGCGGTATCGTTCCTTATGGATATAAGAAAAACCATGATGGGTTTCTGGAGATCAATTGCGATCCCTTGCCAGGCAAAGAGGATATGTCAGAAGCATCAGTCATTGAACTTTTGTACCATCTATGTGTAAACGGAAAAATGTCTACAATACAAATCGCTGATTACTTAAATGCTTTGGGAATTCCTCCGTCATACGTAAAAGATAATAGATCAATCAAAAGAGGACGCAGGAAAGAAAAAACTGCGGGGGTTTGGAGGCCTGCTCGAGTTGGCAACATGATAAAAAACTCCACTTATCGAGGTATACATGTATATGGCAAAAGATCGAACAAGGATAGAGAACTAATAGAAAGAAAAGTACCTGCTATCATCAGCGAGGAAATGTGGCACCAGGCTCAAATTATTCTTAAAGCAAATCAAATTGAAGCAGTGAAAAACACTAAGAGGCAATACCTCTTAAGGGGCCTAATAAAATGTGGTTGCTGCGGTTTGAATTATCACGGTACTGCTTATAGATCTTCCCCATTTTATGTATGTAATGGGAAAACCGCTTACGCGGGGCCATTGATGGGAAAGTGTAAATCTCGGAACATACCTGCACCGTGGGTTGAAAACTTGGTCTGGGAACAATGTGTTAATTTCATTAACAATCCTGGTGACACTGTTAAGGAATTAGTTAATGTCGATGAAAAAGTATTAGATCATACAGCTGCTTACATCGATGAAAAGGAGTTAGTACAAAAGTCACTTTTGAATAAAGATGACGAGAGACAGAGTATTTTAGAGCTTTACAGAAAAAAAATGATATCATCAAATGATGTTGAAATACAACTCACAGAAATAACAAATGAAAAAAAAGAACTTGAAGACAGACTCCGTGAATTGAATATCCTCATTGAGGGAAACGCAAGAAAAGAAAAACGGACAGATGATGTATTCCAAATTCTTGACGGACTTCGCGAAGTGATAAAAGAAGAACTTCCTTTTGAAACAAAAAGGGCTATCGTAAAAGCTCTAGTTAAAAAAATTATTGTCCATACCCACTTTGAGGATGGTGTTAAGAGGTTTCATAACGCCTCAGTTCACGCCGAGTTTTCTTTTGATGGAATCAAGGTTATTAACGGAACTCCTGTCCCTGTGGTTATCTTTCCGCTGAGCATGAAACACAAGGCTGTACCTGTACTCCATTGA
- a CDS encoding helix-turn-helix domain-containing protein, producing MNVGDRIKDLRIKKKLTQSDMAKKIGTGRANYAHMENNRVEIKHEFLQAIAKELDVSTDYLLGNSNSTVSDAHDLKKFLDQNMILFDGIPLTEEEISRIKGYLDALISRGGK from the coding sequence ATGAATGTTGGAGATAGGATTAAGGATCTTCGGATTAAGAAGAAATTGACCCAAAGTGATATGGCCAAAAAAATTGGTACTGGTAGAGCAAATTATGCACACATGGAAAACAACAGGGTGGAGATAAAACATGAATTCCTTCAAGCAATTGCAAAAGAATTAGATGTAAGCACTGATTACCTCCTAGGCAATTCGAATTCTACAGTGTCTGATGCACACGACCTAAAAAAGTTCCTAGATCAAAACATGATATTATTTGACGGTATTCCACTGACTGAGGAAGAGATATCTAGGATTAAAGGATATCTTGATGCACTGATTTCTAGGGGAGGTAAGTAA